In one Chitinophaga sancti genomic region, the following are encoded:
- the treA gene encoding alpha,alpha-trehalase TreA yields the protein MRTISIIYLIIFFTACKSSTPVKDASPIQLYPGLFEDVQSAHIFPDSKTFADAIPKQTSSAILADYKKQKSQTSFQLAAFVNDHFTIPAPAAANYITDTAQDVSAHIHSLWKILQRTPDKQETGGSLIALPHPYIVPGGRFREVYYWDSYFTMLGLKEDGDTAQINNIINNFVWLLENHGSIPNGNRSYYLTRSQPPFFSLMLELTNHPVSNYLDALQKEYDFWMHSSQKETDEHVVMMPNGHRMNRYFDKGTWPREEAYTEDIQTAQQAVNNKTKEAIYRELRSGAETGWDFSSRWLEDGQSLKTIHVTDIVPVDLNCLLYHLEKTLAAAYHEKGNNARASEFEQLAKQRAEDIIKYCWDDNKGWFMDFDFKKNTHTNIPSLAGMYPLFFNIAAQVQADTMMKELKTVFLQPGGLVSTPVNTGQQWDAPNGWAPLQWMSIAGLMNYHKDSLAGEIASRWAHLNIKTFSATGKLLEKYNVVDTSLAGGGGEYPNQDGFGWTNGVLLKILHMQERAELKYP from the coding sequence ATGAGAACAATATCCATCATCTACCTGATCATCTTCTTCACGGCCTGTAAATCATCTACCCCCGTCAAAGATGCATCCCCCATCCAACTATATCCCGGACTTTTCGAAGATGTCCAGTCCGCACATATCTTTCCAGACAGCAAGACCTTTGCGGATGCCATCCCAAAGCAAACCTCATCTGCAATCCTGGCTGATTACAAAAAACAAAAATCACAAACATCCTTCCAGTTAGCCGCTTTCGTAAACGATCACTTCACCATCCCTGCACCAGCCGCCGCCAATTACATCACCGATACCGCCCAGGATGTCTCCGCCCACATCCACTCGCTATGGAAAATATTACAACGCACTCCTGACAAACAGGAAACCGGCGGCTCCCTCATTGCCCTCCCACACCCCTACATCGTACCCGGTGGCCGGTTCAGGGAAGTCTATTACTGGGATAGCTACTTCACCATGCTCGGCCTGAAAGAAGACGGAGATACCGCCCAGATCAACAATATCATCAACAATTTCGTATGGCTCCTCGAAAACCATGGCAGTATTCCCAACGGCAACCGCAGCTATTACCTTACCCGCTCACAACCGCCATTCTTTTCCCTGATGCTGGAACTGACCAACCACCCTGTTTCCAATTACCTCGATGCTCTACAGAAAGAATATGATTTCTGGATGCACAGCTCCCAAAAAGAAACCGACGAACATGTAGTAATGATGCCCAATGGCCATCGTATGAACCGTTATTTTGACAAAGGAACCTGGCCACGGGAAGAAGCCTACACGGAAGACATTCAGACCGCTCAACAAGCTGTAAATAACAAAACAAAAGAAGCCATTTACAGGGAATTACGTTCCGGCGCTGAAACCGGCTGGGATTTTAGCAGCCGCTGGCTGGAAGACGGACAGTCACTGAAAACAATCCACGTCACCGATATCGTGCCCGTAGACCTCAATTGCCTCCTCTACCACCTGGAAAAGACACTGGCAGCTGCCTATCATGAAAAAGGGAATAACGCCAGAGCAAGCGAATTTGAGCAGCTCGCAAAACAAAGAGCAGAGGATATTATCAAATATTGCTGGGATGATAACAAAGGCTGGTTCATGGATTTTGATTTCAAGAAGAATACCCATACAAATATTCCAAGCCTGGCAGGTATGTATCCTTTGTTTTTTAACATAGCTGCTCAGGTGCAGGCAGATACCATGATGAAAGAATTAAAAACAGTATTCCTGCAACCCGGTGGACTCGTCTCCACACCCGTCAATACCGGCCAGCAATGGGATGCGCCGAATGGCTGGGCACCCTTGCAATGGATGTCCATTGCCGGTCTGATGAACTATCACAAAGATTCACTGGCTGGAGAAATCGCCTCAAGATGGGCTCATCTGAATATTAAAACATTCAGCGCTACCGGTAAATTACTGGAAAAATACAATGTGGTAGATACAAGCCTCGCCGGTGGAGGAGGAGAGTATCCTAACCAGGATGGGTTTGGCTGGACCAATGGTGTGCTGCTGAAAATTCTGCATATGCAGGAAAGAGCTGAGCTGAAATATCCATAA
- a CDS encoding 2'-5' RNA ligase family protein, protein MAQILQTGTLIITLDFGPEEQVFFNSLREKHFPAHANYLDAHITLFHKLPANEASIPETLTKFAERPQIELTVNKVHLMGTCVAYTLVSDELKKLHEQMQKAFEPWLIKQDQQALRPHITVQNKVTAFKAQQLHQELNEGFTPFTIKTIGFSTWKYLKGPWKLLAQYPFYK, encoded by the coding sequence ATGGCACAAATTTTACAAACGGGTACGCTGATCATTACACTGGATTTCGGTCCGGAAGAGCAGGTTTTCTTCAACTCACTGAGGGAAAAACATTTTCCTGCCCATGCCAATTACCTGGATGCACATATTACCCTGTTCCATAAATTACCTGCTAATGAAGCCTCTATTCCCGAAACACTCACTAAATTTGCTGAGAGACCGCAAATAGAATTAACAGTAAATAAAGTACACCTGATGGGAACCTGTGTCGCCTATACACTTGTTTCTGATGAGTTGAAAAAATTACATGAACAAATGCAGAAGGCATTTGAACCGTGGTTAATAAAGCAGGATCAGCAAGCCTTACGTCCACACATCACTGTTCAGAATAAAGTAACGGCATTTAAAGCCCAACAATTGCACCAGGAGTTAAATGAAGGATTTACCCCATTTACCATTAAAACCATCGGATTTAGTACCTGGAAATATCTGAAAGGGCCATGGAAACTGCTGGCCCAATATCCGTTTTACAAATAA
- a CDS encoding right-handed parallel beta-helix repeat-containing protein, whose product MKINLMIALLVFACTSCSKNEDQVKLPTPATTAAIGEVTAAATTTVTTEAALKTAVANAKAGDVITISGTINLTSTLQLLNSGTSSSKINISGGTLNAAKAGSWAVKVNGSYWNIQNMRITGGPSSGIVFQSGGNNYVNNITADYNGNTGIQVYNGAYNVSVNNCHSNQNYDVSAGGEDADGFACKLSSGAGNSFTGCYASYNSDDGWDLYGNPYPVKISGCTAEHNGKGSNGDGNGFKLGSSGQSIAHTITNCVSNYNSPGWGFTRNGNAKGVIKYSGLSGTGNAAGLIDL is encoded by the coding sequence ATGAAGATCAATCTGATGATTGCCCTATTGGTATTTGCATGTACCAGCTGTAGCAAAAACGAAGATCAGGTAAAGCTGCCTACCCCCGCTACCACCGCAGCTATAGGCGAAGTTACCGCCGCCGCTACCACTACTGTTACCACCGAAGCCGCCCTGAAAACTGCCGTTGCAAACGCAAAAGCAGGCGATGTCATCACCATCAGTGGTACTATCAATCTCACCAGTACCCTGCAATTACTCAATAGCGGTACCTCCAGCTCCAAAATCAATATCAGCGGCGGAACCCTCAACGCTGCCAAGGCCGGTAGCTGGGCCGTAAAAGTAAATGGCAGCTATTGGAACATCCAGAACATGCGCATTACCGGCGGCCCTTCTTCCGGTATCGTTTTCCAGTCTGGCGGGAATAACTACGTTAACAACATCACCGCCGACTACAACGGTAACACCGGCATCCAGGTGTATAATGGCGCCTATAATGTAAGTGTCAATAACTGTCATTCAAATCAAAACTACGATGTATCCGCAGGTGGTGAAGACGCCGATGGCTTTGCCTGCAAGCTCTCCAGCGGTGCAGGTAATTCATTTACCGGTTGCTATGCTTCCTACAATTCTGATGATGGTTGGGATCTGTATGGCAATCCTTACCCTGTAAAAATCTCTGGTTGTACTGCTGAACACAATGGTAAAGGTTCCAACGGCGATGGCAACGGGTTCAAATTAGGTAGCTCTGGCCAGAGCATTGCACATACTATTACTAACTGCGTATCAAATTATAACTCTCCAGGTTGGGGCTTTACAAGAAATGGTAATGCGAAAGGAGTAATAAAATACAGCGGTTTGAGTGGTACCGGTAATGCTGCAGGTCTAATCGATCTGTAA
- the trxA gene encoding thioredoxin, with protein sequence MATFSEMINSDKPVLVDFFATWCGPCKTMAPILEEVKKKIGESASIIKVDVDINMEASAKYEIKGVPTLILFKNGKILWRMSGVVPGHIIEQAIRKNV encoded by the coding sequence ATGGCAACCTTTTCAGAAATGATCAACAGCGATAAACCGGTTTTGGTAGACTTCTTCGCCACCTGGTGCGGACCTTGTAAAACCATGGCCCCTATCCTGGAAGAGGTGAAGAAAAAGATCGGCGAATCTGCCAGTATTATCAAAGTAGACGTAGATATAAACATGGAGGCATCCGCTAAATACGAGATAAAGGGTGTACCCACCCTCATCCTTTTCAAAAACGGGAAGATACTCTGGCGCATGTCAGGTGTTGTACCTGGCCATATCATCGAACAAGCCATTCGCAAAAACGTCTAA
- a CDS encoding ankyrin repeat domain-containing protein — translation MKPYYLLLFVTFSACNLYDKDLMHAVVHKDEASIRYDLKHHADTEVRDAEGFTPLIRAAADDEPNIVATLLGAHANIEAKNNFGETALSLAAFKGFKTTVNVLLSHNANVNTMNRDSVSPLMYAASRGHLEITELLLRQGAELEIFSREGLTPLAYAVSNEHADVAKLFLDFGAEVNCKMHDHETMLMLLANRHNVLLTRMLLDRRADVNAADDNGNTALMNACRNRDTGMVKLLLSYRARVDVRDGNGDSPADHARRAGDAGVIALVSK, via the coding sequence ATGAAACCTTATTACTTATTGTTGTTTGTAACATTCAGTGCATGTAACTTATATGACAAGGACCTGATGCATGCAGTGGTACATAAAGATGAGGCGAGTATCCGTTATGACCTGAAGCATCATGCTGATACGGAAGTCAGGGATGCGGAAGGATTTACGCCATTGATCAGGGCGGCGGCGGATGATGAACCGAATATCGTGGCGACCTTATTGGGGGCACACGCGAATATTGAGGCGAAGAATAATTTCGGAGAAACGGCCTTGTCACTGGCGGCATTTAAGGGATTTAAGACGACGGTGAATGTATTGTTGTCTCACAATGCGAATGTAAATACCATGAACAGGGATAGTGTATCGCCACTGATGTATGCAGCCAGCAGGGGGCATCTTGAAATTACGGAGTTATTGCTAAGACAGGGAGCGGAACTGGAGATTTTTTCCAGAGAGGGGTTGACGCCACTGGCCTATGCGGTATCGAATGAGCATGCGGATGTAGCGAAATTATTTTTGGATTTTGGGGCGGAGGTGAATTGTAAGATGCATGACCATGAGACCATGTTGATGTTGCTGGCAAACAGGCACAATGTATTGTTGACGAGGATGTTACTGGATCGCAGGGCGGATGTAAATGCGGCGGATGATAATGGAAACACGGCTTTGATGAATGCGTGCAGGAACAGGGATACGGGGATGGTGAAATTATTGCTGAGTTATCGTGCACGGGTAGATGTGAGGGATGGGAATGGAGATTCCCCGGCAGATCATGCGAGGCGTGCGGGGGATGCAGGGGTAATAGCTTTGGTAAGTAAATGA
- a CDS encoding glycoside hydrolase family 28 protein, which translates to MRQLLLLAVVCVLSLPALSQTHPIEYYLNKAPFPMQAIREPVIPSSRFVLSDYGAVEGGTVLNTAAFERVISACAAAGGGHVIVPAGTWLTGPIVLKSNVDLHVEKDALVLFTPDRTLYPLLPAGHRFEVAPPISGRDLENVSITGEGTFDGNGQSWRPLKKMKVTPAHWEKVVASGGVVSEDGKIWWPSKEAMNGERYVKTLKNGATAEDYLPARDFLRPKMVVITNSKRILIDGPTFRNSPNFVISPQKVSDLIIRHTHVFNESWAQNGDGIDISASKGVIIYHTTVSAGDDGICMKSSGDGSSAALSDILIAECIVYRAHGGFVIGSNTDGGMRNIYVTNCLFEGSDVGIRVKSNKGRGGLVKDIYIDSIRMVSIVNEAVSFDTYYEAATLTDAATVKIPEFCNFYISNIICNGAKTAMLFRGLPEMPVHDLHFKNVYIQAEKGVVATAIKDLQFKNVHFQTSQQPAIPPEAASFIKISL; encoded by the coding sequence ATGAGACAACTTTTATTACTGGCAGTGGTCTGTGTACTATCCCTCCCTGCCCTATCCCAGACCCACCCGATCGAATATTACCTGAATAAGGCGCCGTTTCCCATGCAGGCGATCCGGGAACCTGTTATTCCATCATCCCGTTTTGTACTGAGTGATTATGGTGCAGTAGAAGGGGGTACGGTTTTAAACACCGCAGCTTTTGAGCGTGTCATCAGTGCCTGTGCGGCGGCGGGAGGCGGGCATGTTATTGTGCCTGCGGGCACCTGGCTTACGGGGCCGATCGTACTGAAGAGTAATGTAGACCTGCATGTAGAGAAAGATGCCTTAGTATTATTTACACCAGATCGTACCTTATATCCTTTATTGCCGGCAGGTCACCGGTTTGAGGTAGCGCCTCCTATCAGTGGCCGTGACCTGGAGAATGTGTCTATTACAGGAGAAGGAACTTTTGATGGCAACGGGCAAAGCTGGCGACCGCTGAAGAAGATGAAGGTGACCCCGGCGCATTGGGAGAAGGTGGTGGCTTCTGGTGGTGTAGTGAGCGAGGACGGAAAAATATGGTGGCCCAGTAAGGAGGCGATGAATGGAGAGCGTTATGTGAAGACTTTGAAAAACGGCGCAACAGCTGAGGATTATTTACCAGCAAGAGATTTTCTGCGACCTAAGATGGTGGTGATCACCAATAGCAAACGGATATTGATTGATGGGCCAACGTTTAGAAATTCCCCGAATTTTGTGATTAGTCCGCAAAAAGTAAGTGACCTGATCATCCGCCATACGCATGTGTTTAACGAATCATGGGCGCAGAATGGCGATGGCATCGATATCAGTGCCAGTAAGGGGGTGATCATCTATCATACAACGGTGAGTGCAGGGGATGATGGGATTTGTATGAAGTCAAGCGGAGACGGAAGTTCAGCAGCGCTTTCCGATATCCTGATTGCCGAGTGTATTGTATACCGTGCGCATGGAGGTTTTGTGATCGGGAGTAATACAGATGGGGGAATGCGCAATATCTATGTAACGAATTGTTTGTTTGAAGGCAGTGATGTAGGAATACGTGTAAAGAGTAACAAAGGCAGGGGTGGATTGGTAAAGGATATTTACATAGATAGTATAAGGATGGTATCTATCGTGAATGAGGCAGTTTCATTTGACACCTACTATGAGGCAGCAACATTGACGGATGCAGCAACGGTTAAGATCCCTGAGTTTTGTAATTTTTACATCAGCAATATTATCTGCAATGGTGCGAAGACAGCGATGTTGTTTCGCGGGTTGCCGGAGATGCCGGTGCACGACCTGCACTTTAAAAATGTATATATCCAAGCCGAAAAGGGCGTAGTAGCAACAGCTATCAAGGATCTTCAATTCAAGAATGTACATTTCCAAACAAGTCAGCAGCCAGCGATTCCACCAGAAGCTGCATCATTTATTAAAATCTCCTTATGA